The following are encoded together in the Malaya genurostris strain Urasoe2022 chromosome 3, Malgen_1.1, whole genome shotgun sequence genome:
- the LOC131434952 gene encoding transferrin-like has product MGRKIGSLVAVMVFGVLGITSGQTVDRICASTKFSEQCQQLQRGNSEVICVTVQDSIECAQRIRNGTADIGIFSAESMLQLASLAWDGLTVVKELRHNDRLRETVDYRSVVVVPSSHQGGLEGLNGKKFCHPGLHYGRQQRWSERFLKHFERLVVRTDCGELKNAAEIEAASLSKFFHTACRPGKWSNVPQEDAELKSKYPNLCELCQNANQCSYDTTTTSHHRAALQCLRTGGEVAYVSQQDAVEYFVYNNDVADNYAFLCLNGTLEAAKGNANPCSWLTQPWPVIMSSAGRAVSISTRIDSWLRRELESAWKQSIQEIIEHDSRTAISVGSIQAPVDYLRPYRQVPIVSDLCQTTARWCTTSLEEKEKCDVLRTAALTTGIYPMIECSDPVTSRMTCLNEIASQRADFTGIDSNYGYLARHPFNLTAAMFQETEKEKYSSVVVVVRDDSRFTRFENLRSAKACVPEFGGIASIAFINVGKTRGIFDRNDCNYGRLLGDFFSDSCAPGSRDSLHDPQGLNPESLCTLCRAAVNPNDTIPVPRIGDDQEDSTIISIELEEQPPEVESKTTLNVTINRNVNCIAGDTNPFYGTKGALNCLRQEGEVAIVEMQNLVQHALALGLNPDHYRILCRNGTLAAYTGFQVDEECALTTIVDGEIVVRRQSSKTAGVVNALSSLDAYLQSDPDFKMYNIYGGVKNLLFEDSALGLVSTQHTELGHAVQNYIRLFENIEDCRNSASNTTVDSGDSAAMMTLNVFMTFLFVMYNIIRR; this is encoded by the exons ATAGGATATGCGCTAGTACAAAATTTAGCGAGCAGTGCCAGCAGCTACAGCGTGGTAATTCGGAAGTTATATGTGTCACCGTACAGGACAG CATCGAATGCGCTCAGCGAATCCGCAATGGGACAGCCGATATCGGTATTTTTAGCGCCGAAAGCATGCTGCAGCTGGCATCACTGGCCTGGGACGGACTCACGGTGGTGAAAGAGCTGAGACACAACGATCGTCTCCGGGAAACCGTAGACTACCGGTCAGTGGTTGTTGTCCCGTCGAGTCACCAGGGAGGTCTGGAAGGATTGAACGGCAAAAAATTTTGTCATCCTGGATTACACTATGGACGACAGCAGCGGTGGAGCGAACGTTTTCTGAAACATTTCGAGCGGCTGGTAGTTCGGACGGACTGTGGAGAGCTTAAAAACGCCGCCGAGATCGAAGCAGCAAGTCTTTCCAAATTCTTTCATACCGCTTGTCGACCAGGAAAGTGGTCGAATGTGCCACAGGAGGATGCAGAATTGA AATCAAAATATCCGAATCTCTGTGAACTGTGTCAGAACGCCAACCAATGCAGCTATGATACTACAACCACTTCCCATCACCGGGCCGCATTACAATGCCTTCGGACCGGAGGTGAAGTTGCTTACGTATCTCAGCAGGATGCTGTCGAGTATTTTGTGTACAACAATGATGTTGCCGACAACTATGCCTTTTTGTGCCTGAACGGTACGTTGGAAGCGGCGAAAGGCAATGCAAACCCCTGCTCGTGGCTCACGCAACCGTGGCCGGTGATCATGTCGTCCGCTGGTCGTGCAGTGTCGATTTCCACCCGTATTGATAGTTGGTTGCGTAGGGAACTAGAATCGGCATGGAAACAATCAATTCAGGAGATCATTGAACACGATAGTCGAACGGCGATTTCGGTCGGATCGATTCAAGCTCCGGTTGATTATCTCCGTCCGTACCGGCAGGTCCCGATCGTATCTGATCTTTGTCAAACTACTGCACGTTGGTGTACTACATCTCTCGAGGAGAAAGAAAAGTGTGACGTTCTGCGGACGGCTGCATTGACGACTGGTATTTATCCAATGATTGAGTGTAGTGATCCAGTCACAAGCCGGATGACATGTCTGAATGAGATTGCTAGTCAACGAGCGGATTTCACCGGTATTGATTCGAACTATGGATATTTGGCCAGGCA CCCATTCAATTTAACGGCAGCGATGTTCCAGGAAACAGAGAAAGAAAAGTATTCCTCTGTCGTAGTCGTCGTTCGTGACGACAGTCGTTTTACTCGATTCGAGAACCTTCGTAGCGCCAAAGCATGCGTTCCTGAGTTTGGCGGTATCG CATCCATAGCATTTATCAACGTGGGAAAAACACGTGGCATCTTCGACCGAAATGATTGCAATTACGGGCGACTTCTAGGAGATTTCTTCAGTGATTCATGTGCACCTGGATCCCGTGATAGTTTGCATGATCCACAGGGACTGAACCCTGAGTCGCTGTGTACGTTGTGTCGTGCCGCAGTCAATCCAAATGATACAATACCGGTTCCACGAATCGGTGACGATCAGGAAGATTCCACCATCATATCTATTGAGTTAGAGGAACAACCCCCAGAGGTCGAAAGTAAGACTACTTTGAACGTGACTATCAATAGGAATGTTAATTGTATCGCCGGTGATACTAACCCGTTCTACGGTACTAAAGGAGCACTGAATTGTTTGCGCCAGGAGGGTGAGGTGGCCATCGTTGAAATGCAAAATCTAGTGCAGCATGCGCTAGCTTTGGGATTGAACCCGGACCATTATAGGATACTTTGTCGCAATGGAACGTTGGCAGCCTATACAGGATTTCAGGTGGACGAAGAGTGTGCTTTGACTACCATCGTTGATGGTGAGATTGTCGTTCGGCGCCAGTCATCGAAAACGGCCGGTGTTGTGAATGCACTTAGTTCGCTTGATGCCTATCTGCAGAGTGATCCGGATTTTAAAATGTACAATATCTACGGAGGCGTTAAGAATTTGCTGTTCGAGGATTCCGCACTAGGACTGGTATCAACACAACACACCGAGCTGGGACATGCAGTTCAAAACTATATTCGGCTGTTTGAAAACATTGAAGATTGTAGAAATAGTGCATCAAATACGACCGTTGATTCAGGAGACAGTGCTGCTATGATGACCCTCaacgttttcatgacatttttgtTCGTGATGTACAACATCATCCGTAGATAA